One Paralichthys olivaceus isolate ysfri-2021 chromosome 8, ASM2471397v2, whole genome shotgun sequence genomic region harbors:
- the LOC109627565 gene encoding tubulin beta-4B chain isoform X1 has translation MREILHLQAGQCGNQIGAKFWEVISDEHGIDPTGSYHGDSDLQLDRINVYYNEASGGKYVPRAILVDLEPGTMDSVRSGPFGQLFRPDNFVFGQSGAGNNWAKGHYTEGAELVDSVMDVVRKEAESCDCLQGFQLTHSLGGGTGSGMGTLLISKIREEYPDRIMNTFSVVPSPKVSDTVVEPYNATLSVHQLVENTDETYCIDNEALYDICFRTLKLTTPTYGDLNHLVSATMSGVTTCLRFPGQLNADLRKLAVNMVPFPRLHFFMPGFAPLTSRGSQQYRALSVPELTQQMFDAKNMMAACDPRHGRYLTVAAIFRGRMSMKEVDEQMLNVQNKNSSYFVEWIPNNVKTAVCDIPPRGLKMAATFIGNSTAIQELFKRISEQFTAMFRRKAFLHWYTGEGMDEMEFTEAESNMNDLVSEYQQYQDATAEEGEFEEEGEEELA, from the exons ATGCGTGAGATCCTGCATCTGCAGGCCGGCCAGTGCGGGAACCAGATTGGAGCTAAG TTCTGGGAGGTGATCAGTGATGAGCACGGCATCGACCCGACCGGCAGTTATCATGGAGACAGTGACCTGCAGCTGGACAGAATCAACGTCTACTACAATGAGGcttcag GTGGGAAATACGTCCCGAGGGCCATCCTAGTGGATCTGGAGCCAGGCACCATGGACTCTGTCCGCTCCGGCCCCTTTGGCCAGCTCTTCAGACCAGACAACTTTGTCTTTG GCCAGAGTGGAGCAGGTAACAACTGGGCCAAGGGCCACTACACAGAGGGAGCTGAGCTGGTGGACTCCGTCATGGACGTAGTGAGGAAGGAGGCCGAGAGCTGCGACTGCCTCCAGGGTTTCCAGCTCACACACTCCCTGGGCGGTGGCACCGGTTCTGGCATGGGAACACTGCTCATCAGCAAGATCCGCGAAGAGTACCCAGATCGTATCATGAACACCTTCAGCGTGGTGCCCTCTCCTAAG GTGTCAGACACAGTGGTGGAGCCCTACAACGCCACCCTGTCTGTCCACCAGCTGGTTGAGAACACAGATGAGACCTACTGCATCGACAACGAGGCCCTGTATGACATCTGCTTCCGCACCCTCAAACTCACCACACCCACTTACGGAGACCTCAACCACCTAGTCTCTGCCACCATGAGCGGTGTGACAACATGCCTGCGTTTCCCCGGCCAGCTCAACGCTGACCTCCGCAAATTGGCCGTCAACATGGTGCCATTTCCACGTCTGCACTTCTTCATGCCCGGCTTTGCCCCCCTGACCAGCCGCGGTAGCCAGCAGTACAGAGCCCTCTCTGTGCCCGAACTCACTCAGCAGATGTTCGATGCCAAGAACATGATGGCCGCCTGCGACCCACGCCACGGCCGCTACCTGACCGTGGCAGCCATCTTCCGCGGGCGAATGTCGATGAAGGAAGTGGACGAGCAGATGctgaatgtgcagaacaagAACAGCAGCTACTTTGTGGAGTGGATCCCCAACAACGTCAAGACTGCAGTGTGCGACATCCCTCCCCGTGGGCTCAAGATGGCTGCCACCTTCATCGGCAACAGCACAGCCATCCAAGAGCTGTTCAAGCGCATCTCCGAGCAGTTCACTGCCATGTTCCGCCGAAAGGCCTTCCTCCACTGGTACACCGGCGAGGGCATGGATGAGATGGAGTTCACTGAGGCGGAGAGCAACATGAATGACCTGGTGTCCGAGTACCAGCAGTACCAGGATGCCACGGCTGAGGAGGGCGAgtttgaggaggagggagaagaggaactGGCCTGA
- the LOC109627565 gene encoding tubulin beta-1 chain isoform X2, producing the protein MDVVRKEAESCDCLQGFQLTHSLGGGTGSGMGTLLISKIREEYPDRIMNTFSVVPSPKVSDTVVEPYNATLSVHQLVENTDETYCIDNEALYDICFRTLKLTTPTYGDLNHLVSATMSGVTTCLRFPGQLNADLRKLAVNMVPFPRLHFFMPGFAPLTSRGSQQYRALSVPELTQQMFDAKNMMAACDPRHGRYLTVAAIFRGRMSMKEVDEQMLNVQNKNSSYFVEWIPNNVKTAVCDIPPRGLKMAATFIGNSTAIQELFKRISEQFTAMFRRKAFLHWYTGEGMDEMEFTEAESNMNDLVSEYQQYQDATAEEGEFEEEGEEELA; encoded by the exons ATGGACGTAGTGAGGAAGGAGGCCGAGAGCTGCGACTGCCTCCAGGGTTTCCAGCTCACACACTCCCTGGGCGGTGGCACCGGTTCTGGCATGGGAACACTGCTCATCAGCAAGATCCGCGAAGAGTACCCAGATCGTATCATGAACACCTTCAGCGTGGTGCCCTCTCCTAAG GTGTCAGACACAGTGGTGGAGCCCTACAACGCCACCCTGTCTGTCCACCAGCTGGTTGAGAACACAGATGAGACCTACTGCATCGACAACGAGGCCCTGTATGACATCTGCTTCCGCACCCTCAAACTCACCACACCCACTTACGGAGACCTCAACCACCTAGTCTCTGCCACCATGAGCGGTGTGACAACATGCCTGCGTTTCCCCGGCCAGCTCAACGCTGACCTCCGCAAATTGGCCGTCAACATGGTGCCATTTCCACGTCTGCACTTCTTCATGCCCGGCTTTGCCCCCCTGACCAGCCGCGGTAGCCAGCAGTACAGAGCCCTCTCTGTGCCCGAACTCACTCAGCAGATGTTCGATGCCAAGAACATGATGGCCGCCTGCGACCCACGCCACGGCCGCTACCTGACCGTGGCAGCCATCTTCCGCGGGCGAATGTCGATGAAGGAAGTGGACGAGCAGATGctgaatgtgcagaacaagAACAGCAGCTACTTTGTGGAGTGGATCCCCAACAACGTCAAGACTGCAGTGTGCGACATCCCTCCCCGTGGGCTCAAGATGGCTGCCACCTTCATCGGCAACAGCACAGCCATCCAAGAGCTGTTCAAGCGCATCTCCGAGCAGTTCACTGCCATGTTCCGCCGAAAGGCCTTCCTCCACTGGTACACCGGCGAGGGCATGGATGAGATGGAGTTCACTGAGGCGGAGAGCAACATGAATGACCTGGTGTCCGAGTACCAGCAGTACCAGGATGCCACGGCTGAGGAGGGCGAgtttgaggaggagggagaagaggaactGGCCTGA